The Anopheles coluzzii chromosome 2, AcolN3, whole genome shotgun sequence genome window below encodes:
- the LOC120953247 gene encoding phospholipid-transporting ATPase ID isoform X1, with product MPISHATTDSVELEILEIRQDSSDDDDEQQDLAVRPYGTRTVRGCRRLPTATIVRRQQQQQQHPQQHHHEIVLAGSSSTARAGTEASGDDRSMMMPRTGSPPKRKRFRRHHRTSTRRKSNSQSCGSLYNLAASSRPLHPQRSEPNVSFYSSPGEHQHDGGGDDGGYGRGGTIDADYHVQDSSNTLDDAPVLESCESLGATGRRSRRSGGGGRLHHDDDGEGADDDGSYGSSGLDALDDRGTDDDGMMAGCLGGGGGGGGGGSGTGGHHQHAAPQHGLRASIVSVLGRLGMWNTNKPPGGKPVPVMIHRSETKSSFDRGQSYISNGASRLRSIFGENERRIRANDREYNTQFKYANNYIKTSKYSILTFLPLNLLEQFQRLANFYFLCLLILQLIPAISSLTPVTTAIPLIGVLMLTAIKDAYDDFQRHMSDSQVNNRRSKALRHGKLVDERWSGVQVGDIIRMDNDQFVAADILLLSSSEPNGLCFIETAELDGETNLKIKQCLPETAALGQQEDLLWKFNGEIVCEPPNNLLNKFEGTLTWKNQRYPLDNDKILLRGCIIRNTQWCYGVVIFAGKDTKLMQNSGKTKFKRTTIDRLLNFIIIGIVFFLLSICGFCTIASAIWEALVGYKFQIYLPWERIIPKDYLQGAISIGCLVFFSYAIVLNTVVPISLYVSVEVIRFAQSFLINWDEKMYYDKTKTHAKARTTTLNEELGQIQYIFSDKTGTLTQNIMTFNKCSIAGRAYGDVVDVRTGETVELSEPTFNSNTSLLLNAEEPPGRSTPQPTTTTTTTTITTEQPVQTPNKKHPPSLHVRFSQHSNSQETQTSISSTTTKQVTTPIPPTPPTPPQQPKTHIPAQSTTDVPPSGNNTQEGLHVSSYSVVMESVDFSFNPEYEPEFRWYDQGLLDAVRADEEHAHNFFRLLALCHTVMAEEKNGKLDYQAQSPDEAALVSAARNFGFVFKSRAPNSITIEVMGRTEEYELLSILDFNNVRKRMSVVLRRNNSIILYCKGADSVIYDRLGPNQHDLKARTQEHLNKFAGEGLRTLVLAERRLTKEFYESWLVRQREAALSLDGREDKLGAIYEEIECDMQLVGVTAIEDKLQDGVPQTIANLQLAGIKIWVLTGDKQETAINIGYSCQLLTDDMVDVFVIDGITKSEVEQQLRKYMDSLRIVNTYHPANVQKANQAHSQTVGGGGTTSETSAVTANGAHSSSSGPMVDIQNTSPPSVSVVTFRWDNRHKYTSIGGSEEAPDSVNCSNYSDGFEKGEPTLTDIDENTGVALVINGHSLVHCLTSELESKFLEIASHCKAVICCRVTPLQKAMVVELIKRAKNAVTLAIGDGANDVSMIKAAHIGVGISGQEGMQAVLASDYSIAQFKFLERLLLVHGRWSYYRMCKFLRYFFYKNFAFTLCHFWYAFFCGFSAQTVFDPMFISVYNLFYTSLPVLALGIFEQDVSDKSSVDYPKLYTPGMTNALFNTTEFIRSVLHGIFSSLILFLIPYGTYKDGISPDGYVLNDHMLLGSVVATILILDNTAQIALDTSYWTVFNHIMIWGSLLWYFFLDYFYNYVIGGPYVGSLTQAMKEATFWFTTVLTVIVLMIPVLASRFYFVDVFPSLPDKIRVQQRLALLRSRQSSDVLRTPSARKARRSLRSGYAFAHQEGFGRLITSGKIMRKLPQDFAFPLGLGSKKQQSTESTKNNNNNNNNNSSNNANNASNVVNGAGAVGTRTGTNTATATTLSAMAAVTTLTVNGNQQQQQQLVNLPGSSNGGDQHSPRAPCQDLDTINL from the exons ATGCCTATCTCGCACGCCACCACCGATTCGGTCGAGCTGGAAATCCTCGAGATCCGACAGGACTcgagcgacgacgacgatgagcaGCAGGATCTCGCCGTTCGACCGTACGGCACGCGTACGGTTCGCGGCTGCCGCCGACTGCCCACCGCGACGATCGTCCgtcgacagcagcagcagcagcagcacccgcagcagcaccatcatgAGATCGTCCTGGCCGGCAGTAGCTCCACCGCGAGGGCAGGTACCGAAGCGTCGGGCGACGATCGAAGCATGATGATGCCACGAACCGGCTCGCCGCCCAAGCGGAAACGGTTTCGCCGGCACCATCGCACCAGCACGCGGCGCAAGTCGAACTCGCAGAGCTGCGGCAGCCTGTACAATCTGGCGGCGAGCAGCCGGCCGCTCCATCCGCAGCGTTCCGAACCGAACGTCAGCTTCTACTCGAGCCCCGGTGAGCACCAGCACGATGGCGGCGGGGACGATGGCGGGTACGGGCGGGGCGGCACGATCGATGCCGACTATCACGTGCAGGACAGCTCCAACACGCTGGACGATGCACCGGTGCTGGAAAGTTGCGAAAGTCTCGGCGCGACGGGGCGACGCTCACGACGCAGCGGTGGCGGGGGTCGACTgcaccacgacgacgacggtgagGGGGCGGACGATGACGGGAGTTACGGTAGCAGCGGCCTGGACGCACTGGACGACAGGGGCACGGACGACGACGGTATGATGGCCGGCTgtctcggtggtggtggtggtggcggtggtggtgggtcgGGGACGGGTGGCCATCATCAGCATGCCGCACCGCAGCACGGTTTGCGGGCCTCGATCGTGTCGGTGCTGGGGAGGCTGGGCATGTGGAACACCAACAAGCCGCCGGGCGGCAAACCGGTCCCGGTGATGATCCACCGAAGCGAAACGAAGTCATCCTTCGATCGGGGACAATCTTACATATCGAACGGAGCCAGCCGACTGCGGTCGATTTTTGGGG AAAATGAGCGACGAATACGAGCCAACGATCGAGAATACAATACACAATTCAAATACGCT AACAACTACATCAAAACGTCCAAATATTCGATATTAACATTTCTGCCTTTGAACCTGCTGGAGCAGTTCCAACGTCTTGCCAACTTTTACTTTCTGTGTCTACTAATTCTCCAGCTGATACCGGCGATCTCGTCACTGACGCCCGTCACCACCGCCATTCCACTGATCGGTGTGCTCATGCTGACTGCCATCAAGGATGCGTACGATGATTTC CAAAGACACATGTCCGACTCGCAAGTTAACAATCGGCGCTCGAAAGCGCTCCGGCACGGGAAGCTGGTGGACGAACGGTGGTCCGGCGTGCAGGTCGGCGACATTATCCGCATGGACAACGATCAGTTCGTGGCGGCGGACATACTGCTCCTGTCGTCGAGCGAACCGAACGGGCTGTGCTTCATCGAGACGGCCGAGCTGGACGGGGAAACGAACCTCAAGATCAAGCAGTGCCTGCCCGAGACGGCCGCACTGGGCCAGCAGGAGGATCTGCTGTGGAAGTTTAACGGCGAGATCGTGTGCGAACCGCCGAACAATCTGCTGAACAAGTTCGAGGGTACGCTCACGTGGAAGAACCAGCGCTACCCGCTCGACAACGACAAGATCCTGCTGCGCGGGTGCATCATACGCAACACGCAATGGTGCTACGGTGTCGTCATCTTTGCCGGCAAGGACACGAAGCTGATGCAGAACTCGGGCAAGACCAAATTCAAACGGACGACCATCGATAGGctattaaattttataatcATAGGA ATAGTGTTCTTTCTCTTATCGATATGCGGTTTCTGCACGATTGCATCCGCAATATGGGAGGCGTTAGTAGGATACAAATTTCAA ATTTATCTGCCATGGGAACGGATAATCCCGAAGGATTATCTGCAAGGTGCAATCAGTATCGGGTGTCTAGTCTTTTTTTCCTACGCAATCGTACTGAACACAGTGGTGCCAATATCTTTATACGTGTCGGTAGAG GTGATCCGGTTCGCGCAATCCTTCCTTATCAACTGGGATGAAAAGATGTACTACGACAAGACGAAAACTCACGCGAAAGCGCGCACCACCACGCTGAACGAGGAGCTGGGCCAGATACAGTACATCTTCTCGGACAAAACGGGCACCCTGACGCAGAACATTATGACGTTCAACAAGTGCAGCATTGCCGGCCGTGCCTATGGCGATGTGGTTGATGTGCGTACGGGCGAAACAGTCGAACTGTCGGAG CCTACATTCAACAGTAACACATCGCTTTTGTTAAACGCTGAAGAGCCGCCAGGTCGCAGCACACCtcagcccaccaccaccaccaccaccaccacgatcaCCACCGAACAGCCAGTTCAGACCCCAAACAAAAAGCATCCACCTTCACTACATGTTAGATTCAGTCAGCACAGTAATAGCCAAGAAACGCAGACGTCCATATCCTCCACTACGACTAAGCAAGTCACCACACCaataccaccaacaccaccaacaccaccacaacaaccaaaaacccaTATCCCGGCGCAGTCAACTACGGACGTACCACCAAGTGGGAACAATACGCAAGAAGGACTGCAT GTTTCTTCATATAGTGTG GTGATGGAGTCGGTAGACTTTTCCTTCAATCCGGAGTACGAACCCGAGTTCCGGTGGTACGACCAGGGGCTGCTGGATGCCGTGCGGGCGGACGAGGAGCACGCGCATaacttttttcgtttgctagCCCTCTGCCATACCGTGATGGCGGAGGAGAAAAATGGCAA GTTAGATTATCAAGCACAAAGTCCTGACGAGGCAGCCCTCGTGTCGGCGGCGCGTAattttggatttgtttttaaatcacGAGCACCGAACAGTATAACAATAGAGGTCATGGGACGAACAGAG GAATATGAACTGTTAAGTATATTAGATTTTAATAACGTTAGAAAGCGAATGTCGGTCGTGTTACGTCGCAACAACTCCATCATCCTGTACTGTAAGGGCGCCGATAGTGTGATATACGATAGGCTAGGACCGAACCAGCACGACCTGAAGGCTCGCACGCAGGAACATTTAAAC AAATTTGCCGGCGAAGGTTTGCGCACGCTGGTGCTCGCCGAGCGGCGCCTCACGAAGGAGTTCTACGAGTCCTGGCTGGTGCGACAGAGAGAAGCTGCCTTATCTTTAGACGGTAGGGAGGATAAGTTAGGTGCAATCTACGAAGAGATCGAATGTGATATGCAGCTGGTCGGTGTGACGGCTATAGAGGATAAGCTACAGGACGGTGTGCCCCAGACGATCGCGAACCTACAGCTGGCCGGCATTAAGATTTGGGTACTTACGGGCGACAAGCAAG AAACGGCAATAAACATAGGCTATTCGTGTCAGCTGCTGACGGACGACATGGTGGACGTGTTTGTGATCGACGGCATTACCAAGAGCGAggtcgagcagcagctgcgcAAGTACATGGATTCGTTACGGATCGTCAACACCTACCATCCAGCCA ACGTCCAAAAAGCGAACCAAGCGCACTCGCAAACGGTTGGTGGCGGTGGCACCACCAGCGAAACCAGTGCCGTGACGGCAAACGGAgcgcacagcagcagctcgggtCCGATGGTCGACATACAGAACACCTCGCCCCCGTCCGTATCGGTGGTGACGTTTAGGTGGGATAATAGACATAAATATACAAGTATAGGAGGAAGCGAGGAGGCACCGGACAG TGTAAACTGTAGCAACTATTCCGACGGGTTTGAGAAAGGCGAACCGACGCTAACCGACATCGACGAGAACACGGGCGTGGCGCTAGTGATCAACGGGCACTCGCTAGTGCACTGTCTGACGTCGGAGCTGGAGAGCAAGTTCCTCGAGATTGCGTCCCACTGCAAAGCGGTCATCTGCTGCCGGGTAACGCCGCTCCAGAAGGCGATGGTGGTCGAGCTGATCAAGCGGGCGAAGAATGCGGTCACGCTTGCGATCGGTGACGGTGCGAACGATGTGTCGATGATAAAAG CGGCACACATCGGCGTGGGCATCTCCGGGCAGGAGGGCATGCAGGCCGTACTGGCGAGCGACTACTCGATCGCACAGTTTAAATTTCTCGAAagactgctgctggtgcatgGCCGCTGGTCGTACTACCGGATGTGTAAATTTTTGCGCTACTTTTTCTACAAAAACTTTGCATTCACGCTGTGCCATTTTTGGTATGCATTTTTTTGCGGCTTCAGTGCTcaa ACCGTTTTCGATCCAATGTTTATATCCGTGTACAATCTGTTCTACACCTCGCTGCCGGTGCTGGCGCTCGGCATCTTCGAGCAGGACGTGTCGGACAAGAGTAGCGTCGACTATCCGAAGCTCTACACGCCCGGCATGACGAACGCACTGTTCAACACGACCGAGTTCATACGCAGCGTCCTGCACGGTATCTTCAGTTCGCTGATATTGTTTCTCATTCCGTACG GTACGTACAAGGACGGCATCTCTCCGGACGGGTACGTGCTGAACGATCACATGCTGCTCGGCTCGGTAGTGGCCACCATACTTATCCTCGATAACACCGCGCAG ATCGCGCTCGACACATCGTACTGGACCGTGTTTAACCACATCATGATCTGGGGCAGCCTGCTGTGGTACTTCTTTTTGGACTACTTTTACAACTACGTCATCGGCGGCCCGTACGTCGGCTCGCTGACGCAGGCGATGAAGGAGGCCACGTTCTGGTTCACCACCGTGCTGACAGTGATCGTCCTCATGATACCGGTGCTGGCATCACGCTTCTACTTTGTCGATGTGTTCCCCAGCTTACCAGATAAG ATTCGTGTACAGCAACGGCTGGCGCTACTGCGTTCCCGCCAGAGCAGTGACGTCTTGAGGACACCGTCCGCCCGCAAGGCACGCCGCTCGTTACGCTCCGGCTATGCTTTCGCCCATCAG GAAGGATTTGGCCGGCTTATTACGTCCGGTAAAATTATGCGCAAACTGCCCCAGGACTTTGCCTTCCCGTTGGGGCTGGGCAGCAAGAAGCAACAGTCGACGGAatcaaccaaaaacaacaataacaacaacaacaacaatagcagCAATAACGCTAATAACGCCTCGAATGTGGTCAATGGTGCTGGGGCCGTTGGGACACGAACCGGTACGAACACTGCGACCGCAACGACCCTGTCGGCGATGGCAGCGGTCACCACCTTGACCGTCAATGGtaatcagcaacagcagcagcagctggttaACCTGCCCGGCAGCTCGAACGGCGGTGATCAGCACAGTCCGCGGGCACCGTGCCAAGATCTGGACACGATAAACCTGTAA
- the LOC120953247 gene encoding phospholipid-transporting ATPase ID isoform X8: protein MPISHATTDSVELEILEIRQDSSDDDDEQQDLAVRPYGTRTVRGCRRLPTATIVRRQQQQQQHPQQHHHEIVLAGSSSTARAGTEASGDDRSMMMPRTGSPPKRKRFRRHHRTSTRRKSNSQSCGSLYNLAASSRPLHPQRSEPNVSFYSSPENERRIRANDREYNTQFKYANNYIKTSKYSILTFLPLNLLEQFQRLANFYFLCLLILQLIPAISSLTPVTTAIPLIGVLMLTAIKDAYDDFQRHMSDSQVNNRRSKALRHGKLVDERWSGVQVGDIIRMDNDQFVAADILLLSSSEPNGLCFIETAELDGETNLKIKQCLPETAALGQQEDLLWKFNGEIVCEPPNNLLNKFEGTLTWKNQRYPLDNDKILLRGCIIRNTQWCYGVVIFAGKDTKLMQNSGKTKFKRTTIDRLLNFIIIGIVFFLLSICGFCTIASAIWEALVGYKFQIYLPWERIIPKDYLQGAISIGCLVFFSYAIVLNTVVPISLYVSVEVIRFAQSFLINWDEKMYYDKTKTHAKARTTTLNEELGQIQYIFSDKTGTLTQNIMTFNKCSIAGRAYGDVVDVRTGETVELSEVMESVDFSFNPEYEPEFRWYDQGLLDAVRADEEHAHNFFRLLALCHTVMAEEKNGKLDYQAQSPDEAALVSAARNFGFVFKSRAPNSITIEVMGRTEEYELLSILDFNNVRKRMSVVLRRNNSIILYCKGADSVIYDRLGPNQHDLKARTQEHLNKFAGEGLRTLVLAERRLTKEFYESWLVRQREAALSLDGREDKLGAIYEEIECDMQLVGVTAIEDKLQDGVPQTIANLQLAGIKIWVLTGDKQETAINIGYSCQLLTDDMVDVFVIDGITKSEVEQQLRKYMDSLRIVNTYHPANVQKANQAHSQTVGGGGTTSETSAVTANGAHSSSSGPMVDIQNTSPPSVSVVTFRWDNRHKYTSIGGSEEAPDSVNCSNYSDGFEKGEPTLTDIDENTGVALVINGHSLVHCLTSELESKFLEIASHCKAVICCRVTPLQKAMVVELIKRAKNAVTLAIGDGANDVSMIKAAHIGVGISGQEGMQAVLASDYSIAQFKFLERLLLVHGRWSYYRMCKFLRYFFYKNFAFTLCHFWYAFFCGFSAQTVFDPMFISVYNLFYTSLPVLALGIFEQDVSDKSSVDYPKLYTPGMTNALFNTTEFIRSVLHGIFSSLILFLIPYGTYKDGISPDGYVLNDHMLLGSVVATILILDNTAQIALDTSYWTVFNHIMIWGSLLWYFFLDYFYNYVIGGPYVGSLTQAMKEATFWFTTVLTVIVLMIPVLASRFYFVDVFPSLPDKIRVQQRLALLRSRQSSDVLRTPSARKARRSLRSGYAFAHQEGFGRLITSGKIMRKLPQDFAFPLGLGSKKQQSTESTKNNNNNNNNNSSNNANNASNVVNGAGAVGTRTGTNTATATTLSAMAAVTTLTVNGNQQQQQQLVNLPGSSNGGDQHSPRAPCQDLDTINL, encoded by the exons ATGCCTATCTCGCACGCCACCACCGATTCGGTCGAGCTGGAAATCCTCGAGATCCGACAGGACTcgagcgacgacgacgatgagcaGCAGGATCTCGCCGTTCGACCGTACGGCACGCGTACGGTTCGCGGCTGCCGCCGACTGCCCACCGCGACGATCGTCCgtcgacagcagcagcagcagcagcacccgcagcagcaccatcatgAGATCGTCCTGGCCGGCAGTAGCTCCACCGCGAGGGCAGGTACCGAAGCGTCGGGCGACGATCGAAGCATGATGATGCCACGAACCGGCTCGCCGCCCAAGCGGAAACGGTTTCGCCGGCACCATCGCACCAGCACGCGGCGCAAGTCGAACTCGCAGAGCTGCGGCAGCCTGTACAATCTGGCGGCGAGCAGCCGGCCGCTCCATCCGCAGCGTTCCGAACCGAACGTCAGCTTCTACTCGAGCCCCG AAAATGAGCGACGAATACGAGCCAACGATCGAGAATACAATACACAATTCAAATACGCT AACAACTACATCAAAACGTCCAAATATTCGATATTAACATTTCTGCCTTTGAACCTGCTGGAGCAGTTCCAACGTCTTGCCAACTTTTACTTTCTGTGTCTACTAATTCTCCAGCTGATACCGGCGATCTCGTCACTGACGCCCGTCACCACCGCCATTCCACTGATCGGTGTGCTCATGCTGACTGCCATCAAGGATGCGTACGATGATTTC CAAAGACACATGTCCGACTCGCAAGTTAACAATCGGCGCTCGAAAGCGCTCCGGCACGGGAAGCTGGTGGACGAACGGTGGTCCGGCGTGCAGGTCGGCGACATTATCCGCATGGACAACGATCAGTTCGTGGCGGCGGACATACTGCTCCTGTCGTCGAGCGAACCGAACGGGCTGTGCTTCATCGAGACGGCCGAGCTGGACGGGGAAACGAACCTCAAGATCAAGCAGTGCCTGCCCGAGACGGCCGCACTGGGCCAGCAGGAGGATCTGCTGTGGAAGTTTAACGGCGAGATCGTGTGCGAACCGCCGAACAATCTGCTGAACAAGTTCGAGGGTACGCTCACGTGGAAGAACCAGCGCTACCCGCTCGACAACGACAAGATCCTGCTGCGCGGGTGCATCATACGCAACACGCAATGGTGCTACGGTGTCGTCATCTTTGCCGGCAAGGACACGAAGCTGATGCAGAACTCGGGCAAGACCAAATTCAAACGGACGACCATCGATAGGctattaaattttataatcATAGGA ATAGTGTTCTTTCTCTTATCGATATGCGGTTTCTGCACGATTGCATCCGCAATATGGGAGGCGTTAGTAGGATACAAATTTCAA ATTTATCTGCCATGGGAACGGATAATCCCGAAGGATTATCTGCAAGGTGCAATCAGTATCGGGTGTCTAGTCTTTTTTTCCTACGCAATCGTACTGAACACAGTGGTGCCAATATCTTTATACGTGTCGGTAGAG GTGATCCGGTTCGCGCAATCCTTCCTTATCAACTGGGATGAAAAGATGTACTACGACAAGACGAAAACTCACGCGAAAGCGCGCACCACCACGCTGAACGAGGAGCTGGGCCAGATACAGTACATCTTCTCGGACAAAACGGGCACCCTGACGCAGAACATTATGACGTTCAACAAGTGCAGCATTGCCGGCCGTGCCTATGGCGATGTGGTTGATGTGCGTACGGGCGAAACAGTCGAACTGTCGGAG GTGATGGAGTCGGTAGACTTTTCCTTCAATCCGGAGTACGAACCCGAGTTCCGGTGGTACGACCAGGGGCTGCTGGATGCCGTGCGGGCGGACGAGGAGCACGCGCATaacttttttcgtttgctagCCCTCTGCCATACCGTGATGGCGGAGGAGAAAAATGGCAA GTTAGATTATCAAGCACAAAGTCCTGACGAGGCAGCCCTCGTGTCGGCGGCGCGTAattttggatttgtttttaaatcacGAGCACCGAACAGTATAACAATAGAGGTCATGGGACGAACAGAG GAATATGAACTGTTAAGTATATTAGATTTTAATAACGTTAGAAAGCGAATGTCGGTCGTGTTACGTCGCAACAACTCCATCATCCTGTACTGTAAGGGCGCCGATAGTGTGATATACGATAGGCTAGGACCGAACCAGCACGACCTGAAGGCTCGCACGCAGGAACATTTAAAC AAATTTGCCGGCGAAGGTTTGCGCACGCTGGTGCTCGCCGAGCGGCGCCTCACGAAGGAGTTCTACGAGTCCTGGCTGGTGCGACAGAGAGAAGCTGCCTTATCTTTAGACGGTAGGGAGGATAAGTTAGGTGCAATCTACGAAGAGATCGAATGTGATATGCAGCTGGTCGGTGTGACGGCTATAGAGGATAAGCTACAGGACGGTGTGCCCCAGACGATCGCGAACCTACAGCTGGCCGGCATTAAGATTTGGGTACTTACGGGCGACAAGCAAG AAACGGCAATAAACATAGGCTATTCGTGTCAGCTGCTGACGGACGACATGGTGGACGTGTTTGTGATCGACGGCATTACCAAGAGCGAggtcgagcagcagctgcgcAAGTACATGGATTCGTTACGGATCGTCAACACCTACCATCCAGCCA ACGTCCAAAAAGCGAACCAAGCGCACTCGCAAACGGTTGGTGGCGGTGGCACCACCAGCGAAACCAGTGCCGTGACGGCAAACGGAgcgcacagcagcagctcgggtCCGATGGTCGACATACAGAACACCTCGCCCCCGTCCGTATCGGTGGTGACGTTTAGGTGGGATAATAGACATAAATATACAAGTATAGGAGGAAGCGAGGAGGCACCGGACAG TGTAAACTGTAGCAACTATTCCGACGGGTTTGAGAAAGGCGAACCGACGCTAACCGACATCGACGAGAACACGGGCGTGGCGCTAGTGATCAACGGGCACTCGCTAGTGCACTGTCTGACGTCGGAGCTGGAGAGCAAGTTCCTCGAGATTGCGTCCCACTGCAAAGCGGTCATCTGCTGCCGGGTAACGCCGCTCCAGAAGGCGATGGTGGTCGAGCTGATCAAGCGGGCGAAGAATGCGGTCACGCTTGCGATCGGTGACGGTGCGAACGATGTGTCGATGATAAAAG CGGCACACATCGGCGTGGGCATCTCCGGGCAGGAGGGCATGCAGGCCGTACTGGCGAGCGACTACTCGATCGCACAGTTTAAATTTCTCGAAagactgctgctggtgcatgGCCGCTGGTCGTACTACCGGATGTGTAAATTTTTGCGCTACTTTTTCTACAAAAACTTTGCATTCACGCTGTGCCATTTTTGGTATGCATTTTTTTGCGGCTTCAGTGCTcaa ACCGTTTTCGATCCAATGTTTATATCCGTGTACAATCTGTTCTACACCTCGCTGCCGGTGCTGGCGCTCGGCATCTTCGAGCAGGACGTGTCGGACAAGAGTAGCGTCGACTATCCGAAGCTCTACACGCCCGGCATGACGAACGCACTGTTCAACACGACCGAGTTCATACGCAGCGTCCTGCACGGTATCTTCAGTTCGCTGATATTGTTTCTCATTCCGTACG GTACGTACAAGGACGGCATCTCTCCGGACGGGTACGTGCTGAACGATCACATGCTGCTCGGCTCGGTAGTGGCCACCATACTTATCCTCGATAACACCGCGCAG ATCGCGCTCGACACATCGTACTGGACCGTGTTTAACCACATCATGATCTGGGGCAGCCTGCTGTGGTACTTCTTTTTGGACTACTTTTACAACTACGTCATCGGCGGCCCGTACGTCGGCTCGCTGACGCAGGCGATGAAGGAGGCCACGTTCTGGTTCACCACCGTGCTGACAGTGATCGTCCTCATGATACCGGTGCTGGCATCACGCTTCTACTTTGTCGATGTGTTCCCCAGCTTACCAGATAAG ATTCGTGTACAGCAACGGCTGGCGCTACTGCGTTCCCGCCAGAGCAGTGACGTCTTGAGGACACCGTCCGCCCGCAAGGCACGCCGCTCGTTACGCTCCGGCTATGCTTTCGCCCATCAG GAAGGATTTGGCCGGCTTATTACGTCCGGTAAAATTATGCGCAAACTGCCCCAGGACTTTGCCTTCCCGTTGGGGCTGGGCAGCAAGAAGCAACAGTCGACGGAatcaaccaaaaacaacaataacaacaacaacaacaatagcagCAATAACGCTAATAACGCCTCGAATGTGGTCAATGGTGCTGGGGCCGTTGGGACACGAACCGGTACGAACACTGCGACCGCAACGACCCTGTCGGCGATGGCAGCGGTCACCACCTTGACCGTCAATGGtaatcagcaacagcagcagcagctggttaACCTGCCCGGCAGCTCGAACGGCGGTGATCAGCACAGTCCGCGGGCACCGTGCCAAGATCTGGACACGATAAACCTGTAA